AGAAACAGATAGAGAAACAGCTGAATATTTTAAAACCTGTACATATCCAGCCGTAATGTTCTCAATGAAAAACAATAAGAATTACGATCCAATTATTTGGAAAATGATTCGTCCAGAGTTTGAAAAAGCATATTCAAACGAAAACAATTAAAAATTAGAAAATGAAAAGAATAATCATATTAAAAGGAATTCCGGCTTCTGGAAAATCAACATTTGCAAAGAAATTAGTTTCTGAAAATCCAGGAATGTACAAACGAATTAATAGAGATAGTTTACGAACTATGTTGGATGCAAATCATTTCAGTAAGGGAAATGAAAAGTTTATTCTAAGAACAAGAGATTTCTTGATTAAAGAAGCGCTTTTAGATGGAAAACATGTTATTGTTGATGATACAAATATCTCTGATAAAAACTTTAATAGAATCAATGACATTGCTAAAGAATATACTAGTGAAACAGGTCATCATGTAAAGGTTGAGGTTAAGCTAATGGAAATTGATGTTGAAGAGGCAATCAAAAGAGATGCGGCTAGAGAGAAATCTGTAGGAATAGAGGTAATTTTAAAAATGGATAAACAACTGAAAACCAAAGAAAAATTGAAGAACGTTTATATAAAGCAAGATGAAAGTTTACCAAAAGCTATTATTTGTGACTTAGATGGAACATTATCTTTAATTACCAATAGAAGTCCATTTGACGGGAGTAAATGTGAACAAGATTTACCGAACGAACCTATTGTGAATTTGGTTAAGAATTATCAGAAGTTAGGATACAAAATTCTATTACTTTCGGGTAGAGATGGTCAATACAAACCCGAAACGGAGAATTGGTTAACGAAATATGACGTTAAGTACGACGCTCTTTGGATGCGTAATCCTAAGGACAAAAGAAAGGATTCAATAATTAAAGAAGAACTGTTTCGAAATGAAATTGAAAACAAATATTTCGTAGAGTTTATTCTAGATGATAGAAATCAAGTTGTTGATTTATGGAGAAAGAAGCTACAACTACCTTGTTTACAGGTTTTCTATGGAGATTTTTAAAAGAAGACTATTATGGAAATTCCGTATCAAATTTTTGGATCAGAAAGCTCTATTGATTTAGATGTATGCTTTTTTGTTGATGACTTAGGTACTATTCAAGAAAATCATGAGACGATAAAAGTATATATCGAAAAATCAGAATTTAACTCAGGTAAGAAAGTAAATGCAAATTTAGCAGTGGTGCAAAACGGAATAATTGAAAGTTCTTTTAAAGGTGCCGAAGATGAATTGAATAATGCTTTATTTGAAACATATCATTTACATGCACAAAAGTTCGAAAGAAGAATTTGTAGAAAGGTAGAAAGAAATTTGGATGCAAGAATTGAAAGATGCTTAAGATCATTAGTTTCTTACTTTACAAGAACTTTATATAGAGTTGAAGCTAAAACTGCTTTGAGAGGGAATACAGGTGATAAAATTATGTTTTTAGATAGTATTCAACTTAATAGAGTAGAAGATTTTGGTAAAAACGGATCTGTAACTGAAGTCTATAAATCAATAGCTTTTCAATTGGGGATTACATTAGCATTATTAGAGTCAGTTGAGCTGTACACGAAAGAAAGTATTCTTGATTATTATCCAGATTTGAAAAATTATTTAGGCAGAGAGAAACAAGACTCTAAAGTATTACAAGCTTACATAGAAAAGTTTATTGAATTAATGAAAAAGAGAAATTATGAAACTGAGAGAAGCAACTGAAAAATTGTATAATGTTTTTGGTAAATATTATGTTGAAGGAAATATAAGAGAAAGAAGTTGCGATTGTTGTGTTTCAAATGAAGAGATTAAAGAATTGTTGTCAAAACCTTTAAGAAAATTGGAAGAAAAGGATTTACAACATTTTATGTTCTCTGCGATTTCAACATTTGGTGATGTTAAGGATTATAAGCATTTTCTGCCGAGAATATTTGAATTAATGCAGAATGAAGAAAGTGAATTTATCAACGATTTTATCATATTTGAGAAACTTAATTATAGTGAATGGGAAACTTGGGATCTGATAGAGATTGAAACAATCGAATTTTATTTTTTAAGTCTTTGGACTCATTTTCTAAGTGACGAAAAAACTTCATTTACACAGTTAAGTTCTATGTTAGAGATCATTTCAAAATATGTAGGTCTGAATAAAGCATTAACAATCTGGGAAAAGTATGCCTCTAATCAAAGTATCTTGTTTATTGTTGATTTCATTTGGAATAGTAATCAATTTATAAATGATGAAAAAACGGATAAACTTTATTATTGGTTTTCTACGTCATCAATAAAAAGTAAAATTCAGAATTTGTTTTTTGCTACAGAAGACACATATTTGGCGTCGAAATTATCAATTGTTTATACAATCTTAGAAAATTACGAGGTTTAGTGAAAACGAGATATAATTAAAATTCTACAATCAAAATGGCTAAAAACAGAGGAAAAGAAGGAAGAGACGATTATTTGTTTGGAAAAGATTTCATGAAACGCAAAATTAAAGAGGCAGTTTCAGACATGTCTTTTTTGTTAGAACGCGGTTATGGTGAATCTTCATCATGTGAGTTGGTAGGCAATCGATATAAGTTGAACAAGCGTCAACAACAAGCTATAAAAGGAATGTCTGCGGCTGAATCTGCAGTAAAAAGTAGAAGTTCAAAAGAATTAGAAAAGCATACTTTATCAGAAAAGGAGGTAATTATTGATGGTTTTAATCAAATTATATTGATGGAAAGTATGCTTTCTTACGCGTATGTATTTAAAGGCAAAGATGGCGCATTTAGAGATTTATCTTCTTTACATGGAACTTATAAAAGTGTCAATCAAACAGAAGAAGCTCTTCGATTAATCGGTGATTTTTTTAAAGTAAATAAGGTGAAAAAGGTAATTTGGGTGTTCGATCAACCTGTTTCTAATAGTGGAAGAATGAAATCTAAATTAATTTCAATGGCTGAAAAATATGGATATAATTGGGAAGTTATCCTTGAAAATAATCCTGATAAAATAATTGCCGAAAGTAAATTAGTCGCTGTAACTTCTGATGCTTGGATTTTAGATAGAGTAGAGAGTTGGTTTAATTTAATTAAGGAATTAATTCCTGCTAATTATGAGTATGTGCTTTATTCTTAATTAAAATGAAAAAGGAAAAACTATATCAAAAGTTATTGTTTGTTAAAGAGGAAATTCTTCAAAGAAATTCAAATCATTATTTAGTTCGTTTCAAAAATGAACATCTTGTAGAGTTTGCAAATAATCTAAGCTCGTATGAAGAGAACGAGTTGTTTTTGAATAAATTCAATCTGCCTTTTTTTGATGAAGAAATTAAGGTTGATCGAAGTGAATCATTTAAAGAGTTTTTGTTCTTATTAAATGAAGAAAAATTAGAGATTGCTCTGAGAATTCAAGAAACAAAGATGGAAGATTTTTTGATTGTATTAGGTCAACGCCTCACTTCAGCTAGTGTGAGAAATGAGGAAGCAATTCCTCCATTAGATAATGATTTATTTGTCGCTAGTTTTCAATTGTATAATAGTCAAATTAGTAAAGTAGTTAGAGCTTTTGAAAAGCATTCAGAAAGGCTTGAGAACAACTTTTGGGGAAAAGTAAAAGGGAATCCAAAACAGAAAGAGGAAAAAGTTCGAGAAATATTGAAATTTGTCTTTGAAGATAAAACGTGGTGGAATATTTATTATCATTTTCAGCATGAACTTGTTTATGAAATTAGAGTAGCTTCTGGCCATGGTGTTCGTTGGAAAATGAGTAATCTAGATTTCATTGGTTTTGTTGAGCCTTTTCTAAACTCAGAAAATGTTTAATTTCCTTAATTTTACCAATAAAGAAAGAGTATAATGATCTACATTATCATTACCGTTATAGTATTACTCATAATTTATAGTTCTCAGAAGAAGGAGAATAAAAAAATAGTAGCCGAGAATAGAATAGAAATCCAAGAACATTGGTACACAATTCTAGAGGAAAACGTGCTGTTTTATCAAAAGCTAAACGAAGAAGATCGATTGCATTTCAAAAAGAGAATTCAATCTTTTTTAAACAGTGTTGAAATTGTGGCGGTAGATTTTGAATTGGAAGATTTAGATGTTCTTTTAGTTGCTGCAAGTGCAATTATTCCAGTTTTTGGTTTTAATAATTGGATGTACCCAAATTTGAAAACCGTTATTATTTATCCAGATTATTTTAACGAGAACCTGGAGTTTGCTGCTAAGTCTGAAAACAAAATTATTGGTGGTTTAGTAGGAAACGGAATGTTCGAGAACAAAATGATTTTATCTCGACGAGCCTTACATCATGGTTTTCTAAATAAAACAGATAAAGGAAATACAGGAATTCACGAGTTTGTTCATTTGTTAGATAAGCTTGACGGTAACATAGATGGAATTCCGAAAGCATTGATAGATAATGAGAATTTATTACAATGGTTAGACGTTGTTCACGATAAAATGGAGGCGATTAACAATGATGATTCTGATATTCGAAATTATGGAGGAACTTCTAAAGAAGAATTTTTTGCAGTGGCTTGTGAGTATTTTTTCGAGCGACCAATGTTATTAAAAAGAAAGCATCCAAAACTATATCAAATGCTTCAAGAATGTTTTAGTGTAGAGTAAAATAAGTAGTAACTGATGGAGAGTCAGAACATAATTTAAAATCAATCTAAGGACTTTAATCAAATAAAAATGGCATATTTGCCTCCAAATAAGTAATAAAACAATAAAATATATAACCTATGACAATGCAATTTGATTACATAATGGACGCCCAAAAGCGATTTCTATGGTGTTACAAATAGGTTATTGTAGTATAAAATCACTTAAAAGCGTCCAAGTTGTAAAATTTGGACGCTTTTTTTATGAAAAATTTTCAAGCTATTGAAAACATCCTGTGAAGTACTACATAGTTCTGCATCAGTAGATTAGTTATCTGAAGAAATTCGGACAGGAATCTTATGTCTCAATATTAGTGTAACTAATTGATATTCAATAAAATAAATTCAGAAAAGATTTGTATAATTCAAAAAAGCCTCACATCTTTGCATCGCAATTATGCAACAAAACAATTTTAAAACGAAGTACATATGTTTATTAAAACAGTAAAACAAAGTATTACAACAGAACTAGGTTCTTTAGTATACTCGCTTCGTGACTTCAGTAATAAATAGAATACCAATCTAATTATATGAATAGTCCGAAGCCAAATTAAAGTTTCGGATTTTTTTATGCCTTTTCCAAAAGTAGTTTAAGCAAATTTTCGAAACTCAAAAGATTCGACAGCACCCTTTTTAGGAAGAATTGATCTGTGGAAAACTCTCAAATAATTAATTATCGTGAGTTTTCTGAATGAAGAAGTATTTGCCAAAATTAATCGCTAATGCAAAAAATCAACATGTATTGGCTTAGAAATTAAGTGGCTTTACGTAGACAATAATCTAGTAAAGAACTTTAAAAATGAAAACGAATTGGAAAACACAAAATGTAGAGAACCGTCA
This genomic window from Tenacibaculum sp. 190524A05c contains:
- a CDS encoding DUF434 domain-containing protein; this encodes MAKNRGKEGRDDYLFGKDFMKRKIKEAVSDMSFLLERGYGESSSCELVGNRYKLNKRQQQAIKGMSAAESAVKSRSSKELEKHTLSEKEVIIDGFNQIILMESMLSYAYVFKGKDGAFRDLSSLHGTYKSVNQTEEALRLIGDFFKVNKVKKVIWVFDQPVSNSGRMKSKLISMAEKYGYNWEVILENNPDKIIAESKLVAVTSDAWILDRVESWFNLIKELIPANYEYVLYS
- a CDS encoding M90 family metallopeptidase; its protein translation is MIYIIITVIVLLIIYSSQKKENKKIVAENRIEIQEHWYTILEENVLFYQKLNEEDRLHFKKRIQSFLNSVEIVAVDFELEDLDVLLVAASAIIPVFGFNNWMYPNLKTVIIYPDYFNENLEFAAKSENKIIGGLVGNGMFENKMILSRRALHHGFLNKTDKGNTGIHEFVHLLDKLDGNIDGIPKALIDNENLLQWLDVVHDKMEAINNDDSDIRNYGGTSKEEFFAVACEYFFERPMLLKRKHPKLYQMLQECFSVE
- a CDS encoding AAA family ATPase translates to MKRIIILKGIPASGKSTFAKKLVSENPGMYKRINRDSLRTMLDANHFSKGNEKFILRTRDFLIKEALLDGKHVIVDDTNISDKNFNRINDIAKEYTSETGHHVKVEVKLMEIDVEEAIKRDAAREKSVGIEVILKMDKQLKTKEKLKNVYIKQDESLPKAIICDLDGTLSLITNRSPFDGSKCEQDLPNEPIVNLVKNYQKLGYKILLLSGRDGQYKPETENWLTKYDVKYDALWMRNPKDKRKDSIIKEELFRNEIENKYFVEFILDDRNQVVDLWRKKLQLPCLQVFYGDF